From Pseudoleptotrichia goodfellowii, a single genomic window includes:
- a CDS encoding DeoR/GlpR family DNA-binding transcription regulator: protein MFLDERLEKILEILSKEKKVKVNDLAHKFKVSEVIIRKDLKRLEIEGKLRRTHGGAILLKELVHTIALEDRIINRTKQKEKIAEKIISHIKEKEVIFFDVSSINYMAAERLSKIDKSLKIITNMPSIAALFNKNSQIEIIIAGGDYHKEIGGIIGSEAINNISRYNADKAFIGCAGIDIDTGRVMNFDANDGNTKRKIMDISGQNFLVTESKKINETGSFNFSNLKEFTGIITEKNKVEYSNDIRKKLSEDDTDLL, encoded by the coding sequence ATGTTTTTAGATGAAAGATTGGAAAAAATACTGGAAATTTTGTCAAAGGAAAAAAAGGTAAAAGTAAATGACTTGGCTCATAAATTTAAAGTTTCCGAAGTTATTATAAGAAAAGATTTGAAAAGACTTGAAATAGAGGGAAAACTCAGAAGAACTCACGGAGGTGCAATTCTTCTTAAAGAGCTGGTTCATACTATTGCTCTTGAAGACAGAATAATAAACAGAACAAAGCAAAAAGAAAAAATAGCGGAGAAAATAATTTCGCATATAAAAGAAAAAGAAGTGATTTTTTTTGATGTTTCAAGTATTAATTATATGGCTGCAGAACGTCTTTCAAAGATAGATAAATCTCTTAAAATAATAACGAATATGCCGAGTATTGCTGCACTTTTTAATAAAAATTCCCAAATAGAAATAATTATAGCGGGAGGGGATTATCATAAGGAAATAGGCGGTATTATAGGTTCGGAAGCAATAAACAATATTTCAAGATATAATGCAGATAAGGCTTTTATCGGCTGTGCAGGAATCGATATAGATACAGGCAGAGTAATGAATTTTGATGCAAATGACGGAAATACCAAAAGGAAGATTATGGATATTTCAGGACAAAATTTTCTCGTAACGGAATCTAAAAAAATAAATGAAACAGGGAGTTTTAATTTCTCCAATCTAAAGGAATTTACAGGAATAATAACTGAAAAAAATAAAGTGGAATATTCAAATGATATAAGAAAAAAACTTTCTGAAGATGATACGGATCTATTGTAA
- a CDS encoding alpha-amylase family glycosyl hydrolase, with translation MNCSILIYKNNKFYAKKTLKQIKNGTYIYKWSNIEAGSYFFELEDEKGTVYGITYNHTAPFATDFEAVAEENIPPKSITGFQNGIDILVSYIPNKKLFVLSKKKFFRMRLDIGDFGLEKADTIEISGNFNDWTPEEEPVHHMDGTIYEVVLAIPEGVYEYKYLIDGKWYPENENKKLIIGENGALFHAGDIGTGKFSYEAIDKNIDLKAIVHNYKSLRYFNKLSDREYEFTIRTQANDVERAFISIVLHEEDNYEMIYELERFKDNTNGFDYFKRIIDFGRKIEKISYFFVLEDGGVKAYFNGDLSYKKPKRISIRTSRDDIEIFSIPEWSKEAVWYNIFPDRFYNGNPYNDPVFNEFGPEAYKINELHENGFIEKYKWNKNNNLYGKFDRNRWTADFSKQVTWEKLGEQGINYSLKYARMYGGDLEGIKKKIPYLKDLGINAVWLNPVFFSYQNHKYGANDFRHISPDFGTIRTSGEKHDVEIGKNNKYGNKSYIDVLGKNAVNSSELKLLEVNLKGENKGKNGFGETADPSTWVWTESDLIMADLIKEFHKNGIRVIFDGVFNHSSDRHWTFNMVMADGENSEYKEWYKFNDFSQYVPVTDSMSDEQAYETMIENKKRIKYNAWAGFNSLPEFNTFNQQYKEYIFNITRKWMYGPDGETKENWQEDDGIDGWRLDVPNCLENQNFWLEWREVVKESKPDSYITAELWGNASGDINGGNKFDTVMNYEWLKTVIGFFINQSKEGGDKYKLKATDFFNELREKRTWYPFQSLQASQNLNGSHDTDRLYSRIVNDGIGRNLEEGKQLEKGYNGIRPDLASNYHPNTTVNWRDSEIKPKDILKLISIFQMTYIGAPMLFYGDEVGMWGATDPYCRKPMLWEEFMYDNEKNPSYINQGEEYPQIRDNDLYQWYKKLIKIRRENRVLVYGKFKELVADNEREIIAYERANEGRSIITAINNSFNDCAGIEIQTDYPNEKYMDLIRGNIVKTSSTGKMKIELKAKQGTILKRWINGSNVNGMKMFRY, from the coding sequence ATGAATTGCAGTATTTTAATATATAAAAATAATAAATTTTATGCAAAAAAAACGTTAAAACAGATAAAAAACGGTACATACATATATAAATGGAGCAATATAGAAGCAGGAAGTTATTTCTTCGAGCTGGAAGATGAAAAGGGAACTGTATATGGAATTACTTATAATCATACTGCTCCTTTTGCAACAGACTTTGAAGCGGTTGCAGAGGAAAATATTCCGCCAAAGTCCATAACGGGATTTCAAAACGGTATTGATATTCTTGTGTCATATATTCCTAATAAAAAGCTGTTTGTGCTGTCCAAAAAGAAATTTTTCAGAATGAGACTGGATATAGGGGATTTCGGACTGGAAAAAGCCGATACAATAGAAATATCGGGAAATTTCAATGACTGGACACCTGAAGAAGAGCCTGTTCATCATATGGACGGAACAATATATGAAGTAGTTTTGGCGATTCCTGAAGGTGTCTATGAGTATAAATATCTCATTGACGGGAAATGGTATCCTGAAAATGAAAATAAAAAGCTCATAATCGGAGAAAACGGAGCTTTGTTTCATGCAGGAGATATAGGAACGGGTAAATTTTCATACGAAGCTATTGATAAAAATATCGATTTGAAAGCGATAGTTCACAATTACAAAAGCTTGAGGTATTTTAATAAACTTTCGGACAGAGAGTATGAATTTACGATAAGGACTCAGGCAAATGATGTAGAAAGAGCTTTTATAAGTATAGTACTTCATGAAGAAGACAATTACGAGATGATATACGAACTTGAAAGATTTAAGGATAATACCAACGGATTTGATTATTTTAAAAGAATAATTGATTTCGGGAGAAAAATAGAGAAAATATCGTATTTTTTCGTACTTGAAGACGGAGGAGTAAAGGCTTATTTTAACGGCGATTTGAGTTATAAAAAGCCAAAAAGAATATCTATAAGAACATCCCGTGATGATATAGAAATATTCAGTATTCCCGAATGGTCCAAAGAAGCAGTCTGGTATAATATTTTTCCTGACAGATTTTATAACGGAAACCCTTATAATGACCCTGTTTTCAATGAGTTTGGACCGGAAGCCTATAAAATAAACGAGCTTCACGAAAACGGATTTATCGAAAAATATAAATGGAATAAAAACAACAATTTATATGGGAAATTTGACAGAAACAGATGGACTGCCGATTTCAGCAAGCAGGTTACATGGGAAAAATTAGGCGAGCAGGGAATAAACTACAGTTTGAAATATGCGAGAATGTACGGAGGAGATTTGGAAGGGATAAAGAAAAAAATTCCTTATTTAAAAGATCTGGGAATAAATGCCGTATGGCTGAATCCTGTATTTTTCTCTTACCAGAACCACAAATACGGAGCAAATGATTTCAGACATATATCGCCTGACTTCGGAACAATAAGAACGAGCGGAGAAAAGCATGATGTTGAAATAGGCAAAAACAACAAATACGGAAATAAATCATATATTGATGTCTTAGGAAAAAATGCTGTAAACAGCAGTGAACTGAAACTGCTTGAAGTAAATCTCAAAGGAGAAAATAAAGGAAAAAACGGTTTCGGAGAAACTGCCGATCCGTCTACATGGGTGTGGACAGAATCTGACCTTATAATGGCTGATTTAATAAAAGAGTTTCATAAAAACGGTATAAGAGTTATATTTGACGGAGTGTTTAATCACAGTAGTGACAGACACTGGACTTTTAATATGGTAATGGCTGACGGAGAAAATTCCGAATATAAAGAATGGTATAAATTTAACGATTTCAGTCAGTATGTTCCTGTAACCGATAGTATGTCGGACGAACAGGCTTATGAAACGATGATTGAAAATAAAAAAAGAATAAAATACAACGCTTGGGCAGGATTTAACTCTCTTCCTGAATTTAACACTTTTAATCAGCAGTATAAAGAATACATTTTCAACATAACGAGAAAATGGATGTACGGACCTGACGGAGAAACAAAAGAAAACTGGCAGGAAGATGACGGGATAGACGGCTGGAGACTGGATGTGCCGAACTGCCTTGAAAATCAGAATTTCTGGCTCGAATGGAGAGAAGTGGTAAAAGAGAGCAAGCCTGATTCATATATTACTGCGGAATTATGGGGAAATGCTTCGGGAGATATAAACGGAGGAAATAAATTTGATACGGTAATGAATTACGAATGGCTGAAAACGGTTATAGGATTTTTTATAAATCAGAGTAAAGAAGGCGGCGATAAATATAAGCTCAAAGCTACGGACTTTTTCAATGAATTGAGGGAAAAAAGAACATGGTATCCTTTTCAGTCATTACAGGCATCGCAGAATTTAAACGGTTCTCATGATACCGACAGACTTTATTCGAGAATAGTAAATGACGGAATAGGAAGAAATCTCGAAGAGGGAAAACAGCTGGAGAAAGGATATAACGGGATAAGGCCCGATCTTGCATCAAATTATCATCCGAATACGACTGTAAACTGGAGAGACAGTGAGATTAAACCGAAAGATATATTAAAACTTATATCAATATTTCAGATGACGTACATAGGAGCACCGATGCTGTTTTACGGCGATGAAGTGGGAATGTGGGGAGCAACGGACCCTTATTGCAGAAAGCCTATGCTTTGGGAAGAATTTATGTACGATAATGAAAAAAATCCGTCATATATAAATCAGGGAGAGGAATATCCTCAAATACGTGATAATGACCTTTACCAATGGTATAAAAAACTGATAAAAATAAGACGGGAAAACAGAGTGCTTGTTTACGGTAAATTTAAAGAACTTGTTGCGGATAACGAAAGAGAAATCATAGCTTATGAAAGGGCAAATGAAGGACGTTCTATAATTACGGCCATAAATAATTCTTTCAATGACTGTGCCGGTATAGAAATACAGACCGATTACCCGAATGAAAAATATATGGATTTGATAAGAGGAAATATTGTAAAAACAAGTTCTACAGGAAAAATGAAAATAGAATTGAAAGCAAAACAGGGAACAATTCTAAAACGTTGGATTAACGGGAGTAATGTAAACGGAATGAAAATGTTCAGGTATTAA
- a CDS encoding PTS transporter subunit IIABC, with amino-acid sequence MEKIKKESRIFLTLQTIGRAFFLPVSILPVAGLLLGLGASFTNEKTIAYYHLEKLLAQGTFLNYVLTIMNNVGLAVFANLPLIFAMAVAFGMAKKERGVAVLSAGLSFIIMHTTIKTLLVFNGTISPSGEISEKVLNGAIGTVLGIQTLEMGVFGGIITGLGVAFLHNKFYKTKLPAAISFFSGVRFVPIVCTFSYIIVGAVSFLIWPFIQQGIYAIGSVVMSTGDVGIFIFGFMERILIPFGLHHIWYIPFWQTGLGGSAVVDGVMQYGAQNIFFAELASPNTKHFSIEAAKFMTGKYSFMMAGLPGAALAMYHCAKPEKRKIVGGLLFSAALTSFLTGITEPIEFTFLFVAPFVFVIHCIFAGLSFALMSILKIAIGTTFSCGLIDLTLFGILPGNSKTNWLMILPVFVLYFAVYYFFFKFVILKWNLKTPGREDDTEEVKLYTKNDYNTMRDERKKGVVLEDTVSQAIINGLGGLDNFGDVTCCATRLRMQVYNMDLVNDGILKQTGAMGIIKKGNGIQVVYGPTVSVIKSNLTEYIDKIKEHGMEASFAEEKSIKNVDLKVLSLCEDCILEDYESLEEINKIVAPFKGKIFDVENINDKIFNTKVLGDGFAIEIEGNEILAPTNGKIINIYDTEHAFIIEDNYKHNILVHVGLGTVGLNGKGIKLFKKVGDEVKKGEKIGEIDKKIITESGFSLVSPVTFLNVDKARYNIQVEKEGNVEAGEEAIIFIIKK; translated from the coding sequence ATGGAAAAAATTAAAAAAGAAAGTCGAATTTTTTTAACATTACAAACAATCGGAAGAGCATTTTTTTTGCCGGTTTCAATTTTGCCGGTAGCAGGATTGCTACTGGGATTGGGAGCATCATTTACAAATGAAAAAACAATAGCTTATTATCATTTGGAAAAATTACTGGCACAGGGAACATTTTTAAATTATGTATTGACAATTATGAATAATGTAGGATTAGCTGTATTTGCCAATCTTCCGTTAATATTTGCTATGGCAGTTGCTTTCGGAATGGCTAAAAAAGAAAGAGGAGTAGCCGTTCTTTCGGCAGGACTTTCATTTATAATAATGCATACTACAATAAAAACATTATTAGTATTTAACGGGACAATATCACCTTCGGGAGAAATTTCCGAAAAAGTATTAAACGGAGCGATAGGAACGGTTTTAGGTATTCAAACTTTAGAAATGGGAGTTTTTGGGGGAATTATAACCGGTTTGGGTGTTGCATTTTTACATAATAAATTTTACAAAACAAAATTACCTGCAGCAATTTCATTTTTTTCAGGAGTAAGATTTGTACCTATTGTCTGTACATTTTCATATATAATTGTAGGGGCTGTTTCTTTCCTTATCTGGCCTTTTATTCAACAAGGAATATATGCAATAGGAAGTGTTGTTATGTCAACCGGTGATGTGGGAATATTCATATTCGGATTTATGGAGAGAATACTTATTCCTTTCGGACTGCATCATATATGGTATATTCCGTTCTGGCAGACAGGTCTGGGCGGAAGTGCAGTCGTAGACGGTGTAATGCAGTACGGAGCACAAAATATTTTCTTTGCTGAATTGGCTTCACCGAATACAAAACATTTCAGTATAGAAGCTGCGAAATTTATGACAGGAAAATATTCGTTTATGATGGCAGGTCTTCCGGGAGCAGCACTTGCTATGTATCATTGTGCAAAACCTGAAAAAAGAAAAATTGTCGGAGGATTGCTGTTTTCGGCAGCATTAACAAGCTTTTTAACAGGAATTACAGAGCCTATAGAATTTACATTTTTATTTGTTGCTCCTTTTGTGTTTGTAATACACTGTATTTTTGCTGGACTTTCTTTTGCATTGATGAGTATTTTGAAAATAGCCATAGGAACTACATTTTCATGCGGGTTGATAGATCTTACTTTGTTCGGAATATTACCGGGCAATTCCAAAACAAACTGGCTTATGATATTACCTGTGTTTGTATTGTACTTTGCGGTTTATTATTTCTTTTTTAAGTTTGTAATTTTGAAATGGAACTTAAAAACTCCGGGAAGAGAAGATGATACTGAAGAAGTTAAACTTTATACGAAAAATGATTACAATACAATGAGAGATGAAAGAAAAAAAGGTGTTGTTCTTGAAGATACTGTATCTCAAGCGATTATAAACGGTTTAGGAGGACTGGATAACTTCGGGGATGTCACATGTTGTGCGACAAGGCTGAGAATGCAGGTATATAATATGGACTTGGTAAATGACGGAATTTTAAAACAGACAGGAGCAATGGGAATTATTAAAAAAGGCAATGGAATACAGGTCGTTTACGGTCCTACGGTATCGGTAATAAAAAGTAATCTGACAGAATATATTGATAAAATTAAAGAACACGGTATGGAAGCTTCTTTTGCAGAAGAAAAATCAATAAAAAATGTAGATTTGAAAGTGTTAAGTCTGTGTGAAGACTGTATTTTGGAAGATTATGAATCTTTGGAAGAAATAAATAAAATAGTTGCACCGTTTAAAGGTAAAATTTTCGATGTTGAAAATATAAACGATAAAATATTTAATACAAAAGTTTTAGGAGACGGTTTTGCAATAGAAATAGAAGGAAATGAAATTCTTGCTCCTACAAACGGGAAAATAATAAATATTTATGATACCGAGCATGCATTTATTATAGAGGACAATTATAAACATAATATTTTAGTGCATGTAGGACTTGGTACGGTAGGATTAAACGGAAAAGGAATAAAATTATTTAAAAAAGTCGGAGATGAAGTAAAAAAAGGAGAAAAAATCGGGGAAATAGACAAAAAAATAATAACAGAATCAGGATTTTCTCTGGTTTCGCCTGTAACATTCCTGAATGTAGATAAAGCAAGATACAATATACAGGTAGAAAAAGAAGGAAATGTTGAAGCAGGGGAAGAAGCAATAATCTTCATAATAAAAAAATAA